One stretch of Pomacea canaliculata isolate SZHN2017 linkage group LG1, ASM307304v1, whole genome shotgun sequence DNA includes these proteins:
- the LOC112562360 gene encoding 2',5'-phosphodiesterase 12-like: MWRVRVATLFTSCITEAFYLQEKRMASTYVRCIQGEEKMQITLEYGHEGGTSRAYNLDRKQTEEVGTALNRLKVNLAKNLFKKKKKKKNVVAGLTGGENKEVDAENTLNVVIVNSCGRKVDETIPNQVAWAEGNKLMIGDTHVPIIVNPPTVKLLPLPSSIMAGFPIFPRFELEFADLQQSTFTWQKEDVSPVEEGAGVATEGHPVIKSTHPIYTPDAGDIGCRLKLTCVPGRTGRRGREDCVVSDEVRPGPGPCPFEARQEYTSHRTEDGTFRVVSYNILAETYSDTEYARDVLFSYCPPYALEMDYRRQLLLKEITGYNADVVCLQEVDRKVFENELLPSLDMLGFTGALKIKGQQGNEGVATFIRSDKFRIISQHDVLLTDMLMNSACCSDLREAVEKLPKLKAKIEDRGNVLQAMVLETVQSPQRLLIVANTHFYFHPEAGHLRLLQAATSLRHLQSICELFEQQGREISLVFCGDFNSTPHHGVNALITTGYIPEDYADWNDGGDEERIQGLQLQHRLKLSSACGYVDFTNFTPNFQDMLDYIFIDTKNLSVKNVVPSFTVEELTLHTAIPSVVFPSDHIAQICDLTWSA, encoded by the exons ATGTGGCGAGTGCGGGTGGCAACACTGTTTACCTCTTGTATAACAGAAGCATTTTATCTACAAGAAAAAAGGATGGCATCGACGTATGTCAGATGCATTCAAGGGGAGGAGAAGATGCAGATTACTCTGGAATATGGTCATGAAGGAGGCACGTCGCGCGCATACAATCTAGATCGAAAACAGACCGAAGAAGTGGGCACAGCACTTAACAGACTAAAAGTAAATCTTGCCAagaatttattcaaaaaaaagaaaaagaagaaaaatgtagttGCAGGTCTTACTGgtggagaaaacaaagaggtagatgctgaaaatacattaaatgtgGTCATTGTTAATTCTTGTGGACGAAAAGTGGATGAAACGATTCCCAACCAGGTGGCATGGGCAGAGGGAAACAAACTGATGATTGGAGACACCCACGTACCCATCATTGTGAACCCCCCAACTGTTAAGTTGCTACCCTTGCCTTCCTCTATTATGGCAGGGTTCCCAATATTTCCTAGATTTGAGCTGGAGTTCGCAGACCTACAACAGAGTACATTCACCTGGCAAAAAGAAGATGTCTCACCAGTAGAAGAAGGAGCTGGAGTAGCAACAGAAGGTCACCCTGTCATAAAGAGCACACACCCGATCTACACCCCAGATGCAGGAGACATAGGGTGTCGACTGAAACTTACTTGTGTGCCTGGCAGGACAGGCCGTAGAGGCAGAGAAGACTGTGTTGTGTCTGATGAAGTACGGCCAGGTCCGGGACCTTGTCCATTTGAAGCACGGCAAGAGTACACGTCACACAGAACAGAAGATGGCAC ttTCAGAGTTGTAAGTTACAATATTCTGGCTGAAACATACTCAGACACAGAGTATGCCCGTGATGTTCTCTTCTCTTACTGTCCACCTTATGCTCTTGAGATGGACTATCGCCGCCAgctgcttttaaaagaaattacag GTTATAATGCAGATGTGGTTTGTTTACAAGAAGTTGATCGCAAAGTATTCGAAAATGAACTTCTCCCTTCTTTGGACATGCTTGGCTTCACAGGTGCTCTTAAAATTAAGGGTCAACAAGGCAATGAAGGTGTTGCCACTTTTATACGTTCAGATAAATTCAG AATCATTAGCCAGCATGATGTTTTGCTGACTGATATGCTGATGAACAGCGCTTGTTGCTCTGATTTGCGAGAAGCTGTTGAGAAGCTGCCAAAACTGAAGGCCAAGATAGAGGACCGTGGCAATGTACTCCAAGCTATGGTGTTGGAGACAGTGCAAAGTCCCCAGCGTCTGCTTATTGTTGCCAACACACACTTTTACTTTCATCCTGAAGCTGGGCATCTGCGTCTTCTCCAGGCAGCTACAAGCCTGAGACATTTGCAGTCCATCTGTGAACTGTTTGAGCAACAG GGTAGAGAAATATCCTTAGTATTTTGTGGAGATTTTAACAGCACCCCACATCATGGTGTGAATGCTTTGATAACAACTGGATACATTCCTGAAGACTATGCAGACTGGAACGATG GGGGTGATGAAGAGAGAATTCAGGGGCTTCAACTCCAGCATAGATTGAAGCTATCTAGTGCTTGTGGTTATGTGGACTTTACGAACTTCACACCAAATTTCCAAGATATGTTAGATTACATCTTCATAGACACAAAGAATCTGTCAGTCAAGAATGTGGTTCCTTCTTTCACAGTTGAGGAACTCACACTGCACACAGCCATACCCAGTGTTGTCTTTCCTTCTGACCATATAGCACAGATCTGTGACCTAACATGGTCTGCCTAG
- the LOC112562381 gene encoding 40S ribosomal protein S2 has product MADSGAGGRGGFRGGFGGEGRGRGRGRGRGRGRGRGRGRGAKEGEKDWIPVTKLGRLVKDGKIKSLEEIYLFSLPIKECEIIDSFLPSGTLKDEVLKIMPVQKQTRAGQRTRFKAFVAVGDYNGHVGLGVKCSKEVATAIRGAIILAKLSVIPVRRGYWGNKIGKPHTVPCKVTGKCGSVLVRLIPAPRGTGIVSAPVPKKLLTMAGIDDCYTSARGATATLGNFAKATYSAISKTYAYLTPDLWKETVFNKAPYQEYTDYLMKHHSRVGVQRQEQKVY; this is encoded by the exons ATGGCCGACTCGGGAGCTGGTGGACGTGGTGGATTTCGTGGTGGGTTTGGCGGAGAAGGCAGAGGCCGTGGACGCGGCAGAGGCCGTGGAAGAGGACGGGGCCGAGGACGTGGACGTGGTGCTAAAGAGGGTGAAAAGGATTGGATTCCAGTGACCAAGCTTGGACGCCTTgtaaaagatggaaaaataaaGAGCTTGGAAGAGATCTACTTGTTTTCTCTCCCTATCAAG GAATGTGAAATCATTGATTCGTTTCTTCCATCTGGGACTCTAAAGGATGAAGTTCTTAAAATCATGCCTGTACAAAAGCAGACTCGTGCCGGACAGCGAACACGATTCAAG GCATTTGTTGCTGTGGGTGATTACAACGGCCATGTTGGTCTGGGAGTCAAGTGCTCAAAAGAAGTAGCTACTGCTATCCGTGGAGCAATCATCCTTGCCAAGTTGTCAGTTATTCCAGTGCGAAGAGGTTACTGGGGTAACAAGATCGGAAAGCCACACACTGTGCCATGCAAG GTAACTGGCAAGTGTGGCAGTGTCCTTGTTCGTCTCATCCCTGCCCCTCGTGGTACTGGAATTGTGAGTGCACCTGTTCCTAAAAAGCTGCTTACCATGGCTGGTATTGACGACTGCTATACATCTGCCCGTGGTGCCACAGCCACTCTGGGCAACTTTG CCAAAGCTACATATTCTGCCATCTCTAAGACATATGCTTACTTGACACCAGACTTGTGGAAGGAAACTGTGTTCAACAAAGCACCTTACCAGGAGTACACAGACTACTTGATGAAACACCACTCGCGTGTTGGCGTTCAGAGGCAGGAGCAGAAAGTGtactaa